A stretch of Candidatus Sphingomonas phytovorans DNA encodes these proteins:
- a CDS encoding TonB-dependent receptor, protein MRSLPMFICAGIAAASPAAAQQTSDGTGTPDDIVIVGTRASGRSPETSPAPVDVYSGADLTRRGLTDLPRALQFIAPSFNYPRSATGPSAANTRAASLRGLSPDEVLVLVNGKRWHSSSVVNFNNVIGRGSVPVDLGTIPVAAIERIEVLRDGAAAQYGSDAIAGVINIVLKSGDHGGMVSVQSGLSSAGDGAFHVGTVNTGLRLGERGSLNLTAEVRSHAPTNRVAIDSRYGRITGEQGDPDSLDISTAFNGRYDLGGAELYADAIYSHRGSTSPAQFRAPGISVLYPNGFVPHIVLNQDDAGGTVGIRGRAGGFTWDLSDTVGYNDAQFVAKDTANTSLGATSPTRFDAGGSSYFQNVANFTVSTKLALLAGGNIAVGVEHRHEHYDIRSGEAASFTGAGAQGFPGYNPPSPVHLGRNAVSAFVDAEMKPVSILTLGGAVRYEHYSDFGSAVTGKVSAFLKPASFVALRATASTGFRAPSLQQTGFSTVSSQSSGGVLVNIGTFAVGDPVARALGAQPLRRERSRNLSGGVVLTPGGGFTLTADAFHIEIADRIALSDTLSGAAVTAVLKAANITNASQVRFFTNALDTTTNGFEIVGRWGGRVGDAKLDLGVGYGKARTHVDKLATNATVPALPLMGTMALDLLTTAQPQDKITASGSVALGAFTLNADVVRFGSFKAVSLVAEQVFAPVTTLDLSGTFRVAPGFAMTFGVLNLGNAYPDKIIDRALSQGGSLQYPEVGGLGTNGREYYARVTMSF, encoded by the coding sequence ATGCGTTCGCTGCCAATGTTCATTTGCGCCGGTATTGCAGCCGCCAGTCCCGCCGCCGCCCAGCAGACCAGCGACGGCACCGGCACGCCCGATGACATCGTCATCGTCGGAACCCGTGCCAGCGGCCGCTCACCCGAAACTTCGCCCGCGCCGGTCGACGTCTATAGCGGCGCGGATCTCACCCGGCGCGGACTGACCGATCTGCCGCGCGCGCTTCAGTTCATCGCGCCGTCGTTCAACTATCCGCGCAGCGCCACCGGCCCGTCCGCCGCCAATACCCGTGCGGCGTCGCTGCGCGGCCTGTCGCCCGACGAGGTGCTGGTGCTCGTCAACGGCAAGCGCTGGCACAGTTCGTCAGTGGTCAATTTCAACAACGTGATCGGTCGCGGCTCGGTCCCGGTCGATCTCGGCACCATCCCGGTCGCCGCGATCGAGCGGATCGAAGTGCTGCGCGACGGGGCCGCGGCGCAATATGGCTCGGACGCGATCGCCGGGGTCATCAACATCGTGCTGAAATCGGGGGATCATGGCGGGATGGTCTCGGTCCAGTCGGGCCTGTCCAGCGCGGGCGATGGTGCGTTCCATGTCGGCACGGTCAATACGGGGCTGCGGCTTGGCGAGCGTGGCAGTCTCAACCTCACCGCAGAGGTGCGTTCGCATGCCCCCACCAACCGAGTCGCGATCGACAGCCGCTATGGGCGGATCACCGGTGAGCAGGGCGACCCCGACTCGCTGGATATCAGCACCGCATTCAACGGCCGCTACGATCTTGGCGGTGCGGAGCTTTATGCCGATGCGATCTACTCACATCGTGGCTCGACCAGCCCCGCGCAGTTCCGCGCGCCCGGTATCTCGGTGCTCTATCCAAATGGGTTCGTGCCGCACATCGTGCTCAACCAGGACGATGCCGGTGGCACCGTCGGCATTCGGGGCAGGGCAGGCGGGTTCACCTGGGATCTGAGCGACACGGTCGGCTATAACGATGCGCAGTTTGTCGCGAAGGACACCGCCAACACCTCGCTCGGGGCAACCAGCCCGACACGCTTCGACGCAGGCGGTTCCAGCTATTTCCAGAACGTCGCCAATTTTACGGTCAGCACGAAGCTCGCCTTGCTGGCCGGTGGCAACATCGCCGTCGGCGTCGAGCATCGCCACGAACATTATGACATCCGCTCGGGCGAGGCGGCATCCTTCACCGGTGCGGGCGCGCAGGGGTTTCCGGGCTACAATCCGCCGAGTCCGGTGCATCTCGGCCGCAATGCGGTCAGCGCGTTCGTCGATGCCGAGATGAAGCCGGTATCGATTCTGACGCTGGGCGGCGCGGTCCGCTACGAACACTACAGCGATTTCGGCAGCGCGGTGACCGGCAAGGTGAGCGCTTTCCTGAAACCGGCGTCGTTCGTCGCCTTGCGCGCGACCGCCTCGACCGGCTTTCGCGCGCCCTCGCTCCAGCAGACGGGATTCAGCACCGTTTCCAGCCAGTCCAGCGGCGGCGTGCTCGTCAACATCGGCACCTTTGCCGTTGGTGATCCGGTCGCCCGGGCGCTCGGCGCTCAGCCGCTGCGCCGCGAGAGGTCGCGCAATCTCAGTGGCGGCGTGGTGCTGACACCGGGTGGCGGTTTCACGCTCACGGCGGATGCCTTCCATATCGAGATTGCCGACCGCATCGCGCTCAGCGACACGTTGAGTGGTGCTGCCGTCACCGCGGTGCTGAAGGCCGCCAACATAACCAACGCCAGCCAGGTGCGCTTCTTCACCAATGCACTCGATACCACCACCAACGGCTTCGAGATCGTGGGCCGGTGGGGCGGGCGCGTCGGCGATGCGAAGCTCGATCTCGGCGTCGGCTATGGCAAGGCCAGGACCCATGTCGACAAACTGGCGACGAATGCGACTGTGCCGGCGTTGCCGTTAATGGGCACGATGGCGCTCGATCTTCTGACGACGGCGCAGCCCCAGGACAAGATCACGGCATCTGGCAGCGTGGCGCTGGGTGCCTTCACGCTCAACGCGGATGTCGTGCGCTTCGGCAGCTTCAAGGCGGTCTCACTGGTTGCCGAGCAGGTCTTCGCGCCCGTCACCACGCTTGATCTCAGCGGCACGTTCCGGGTGGCGCCAGGCTTTGCCATGACATTTGGCGTGCTGAATCTCGGCAATGCCTATCCCGACAAGATCATCGATCGGGCGCTCAGCCAGGGCGGCAGTCTGCAATATCCGGAAGTCGGAGGGCTCGGCACCAATGGCCGCGAATATTATGCCCGTGTGACGATGTCGTTCTAA
- the hspQ gene encoding heat shock protein HspQ has translation MPRAHIPAHPFDATIPLPPVSHARFAIGDVVRHRMFDFRGVIFDVDPIFANSAEWYEAIPENIRPRKDQPFYHLLAENMESSYVAYVSQQNLIADDTDEPIDHPAISDLFTDFADGRYQLRREHKH, from the coding sequence ATGCCTCGTGCCCATATCCCTGCTCACCCCTTCGATGCGACGATTCCCCTGCCGCCGGTCTCCCATGCGCGCTTCGCGATTGGTGACGTGGTGCGCCACCGCATGTTCGATTTCCGCGGCGTCATTTTCGACGTCGACCCGATCTTCGCCAACAGCGCGGAGTGGTATGAGGCGATCCCGGAGAATATCCGCCCGCGCAAGGACCAGCCCTTCTACCACCTGCTCGCCGAGAATATGGAATCGAGCTACGTCGCCTATGTCAGCCAGCAGAACCTGATCGCCGACGATACCGACGAACCGATCGATCACCCGGCGATCTCCGATCTGTTCACCGATTTCGCCGACGGGCGGTATCAGTTGCGACGCGAGCACAAGCACTGA
- a CDS encoding LysR substrate-binding domain-containing protein: MRRQAPPLDATEAFLAAARAPSFRAAADQIALSPSAFSRRIQLLENFVGSALFDRSGPAVQLTEAGARYFAEVAPAMDAIRRATAGLREQTTSRVLRIITSHSLAVGWLIPRMPALQEEHDIELDLSISRDPQALTSGSADVAIWGGRAAECGFARDRLVDLSAVLVSGARMANGREPPRSIAELKGHRLLAAKTPEHSWHRWFDTMGLDAGCADSVMSFDTVHLVYEAAASGLGMALAIPLLSDRFIKEQRLVPLPGPAIPLDLDYSIYYATPDVARRPLVRSFVRWLEREVSGSLAEFRAWSAPLARHAA, translated from the coding sequence ATGCGCCGCCAAGCCCCGCCGCTCGATGCCACCGAGGCGTTTCTCGCTGCGGCGCGCGCACCATCGTTTCGTGCCGCGGCGGACCAGATTGCGCTCAGCCCCTCGGCCTTTTCGCGGCGTATCCAATTGCTGGAGAATTTCGTCGGCAGCGCGCTATTCGATCGCTCCGGCCCAGCCGTGCAGCTCACCGAGGCGGGCGCGCGCTATTTCGCGGAAGTAGCCCCGGCGATGGATGCGATCCGCCGCGCGACCGCGGGCCTGCGCGAACAGACGACGAGCCGGGTGCTCCGCATCATCACGTCGCATTCGCTGGCGGTCGGCTGGTTGATCCCGCGCATGCCGGCCTTGCAGGAGGAGCACGATATCGAGCTCGATCTGTCGATCAGCCGCGATCCGCAGGCGCTGACTTCGGGCAGCGCCGACGTCGCGATCTGGGGCGGGCGCGCCGCCGAATGCGGCTTCGCGCGCGACCGGCTGGTCGACCTGAGCGCCGTCCTCGTTTCCGGCGCGCGAATGGCAAATGGACGCGAGCCACCGCGCTCGATCGCCGAATTGAAGGGACACCGGCTGCTTGCCGCAAAGACGCCCGAACATAGCTGGCACCGTTGGTTCGATACGATGGGGCTCGATGCCGGATGCGCCGATTCAGTGATGTCGTTCGATACTGTCCATCTGGTCTATGAGGCGGCGGCGAGCGGCCTTGGCATGGCGCTCGCCATCCCGCTGCTGTCGGACCGCTTCATCAAGGAGCAACGGTTGGTGCCGCTGCCCGGTCCGGCGATCCCGCTCGATCTCGATTACAGCATCTATTATGCAACGCCCGACGTGGCGCGCCGTCCGCTGGTCCGCAGCTTCGTACGCTGGCTCGAACGGGAGGTTTCGGGGTCGCTGGCCGAATTCCGCGCGTGGAGCGCGCCGCTTGCACGCCACGCCGCATGA
- a CDS encoding metallophosphoesterase, with protein sequence MQIALISDTHLTPLEPAFDANLRAARQWVSGHAIDLTIHLGDITADGAVRPDELVHAAAQLGEWPSELRLIPGNHDIGDNPGETAKTLVSPQRLDRYEAVFGWGYWVEQAQGWTLIGLNAQLLGRCDAAEAEQERWLDALLPAITGPVGLFLHKPLFRDGPSDTSRHHRYVPVEARDALLRRLAAIDLRFVASGHTHQSRKLHIDGIEHVWVPSTAFVLSDAAQERIGDKETAMLLLTLQPDAHHFTLVHPAGLVEHDLIDHVHVYPDQAAALRALDGQ encoded by the coding sequence ATGCAGATCGCGCTCATCTCCGACACCCATCTCACCCCTCTCGAGCCGGCCTTCGACGCCAATCTCCGGGCCGCGCGGCAATGGGTATCCGGCCACGCGATCGATCTCACCATTCATCTCGGCGACATCACCGCCGATGGTGCGGTGCGGCCGGACGAACTCGTTCATGCGGCGGCCCAACTCGGCGAGTGGCCGAGCGAGCTTCGCCTGATTCCCGGCAATCACGATATCGGCGACAATCCGGGCGAGACCGCCAAGACGTTGGTCAGCCCGCAGCGGCTCGATCGCTACGAGGCGGTATTCGGCTGGGGCTATTGGGTGGAGCAGGCTCAGGGCTGGACGCTGATCGGCCTGAACGCGCAATTGCTGGGGCGGTGCGACGCGGCTGAAGCTGAGCAGGAGAGGTGGCTCGACGCGTTGTTGCCCGCGATCACCGGGCCGGTCGGCCTGTTCCTGCACAAGCCGTTGTTCCGCGACGGCCCCTCGGACACTAGCCGCCATCACCGCTACGTGCCGGTAGAGGCGCGCGACGCCCTGTTGCGCCGGCTGGCGGCGATCGATCTGCGCTTCGTCGCATCGGGGCATACGCATCAGTCGCGCAAGCTTCATATCGACGGGATAGAGCATGTCTGGGTGCCCTCGACAGCGTTCGTCCTGTCCGACGCCGCACAGGAACGGATCGGCGACAAGGAAACCGCGATGCTGCTGCTGACACTGCAACCCGATGCCCACCATTTCACGCTGGTTCACCCTGCCGGGCTGGTCGAACACGATCTGATCGATCATGTGCACGTTTATCCCGATCAGGCGGCGGCGTTGCGCGCGCTGGACGGACAATGA
- a CDS encoding MFS transporter, producing the protein MTTASTRSGKYGWFALAVLILAYVLAFVDRQLLNLLVEPIKHDLHLSDLQISLLQGLSFALVLSISGLPVGRLVDLGVRTRILGGAVAVWSLATAGCGLAGGYFQLLLARMGVGIGEAAMTPSAYSLIGDYFPPRRQGIAIGFYSLGPHLGSGLALVLGALAIRHLPDSAVLPLLGAVRGWQMVFLLLGLPGLVIALLVGLLREPARSGDTASAPPLAEVLRWFKARAAPVALVNLAVATAAIATYGLSAWAPTFFHRSFGMTAAEIGGRLGLVTMLAGSAGTFSAGLIGDWLVRAGREDGRLRVMAGAGALAVPFVFAAPLMPSAGWSLALLVPAVYFLTVVIGSGPATLQLLTPPRLRGMQHAVAVLVVNLIGLGLGPTLVAFVTDTVLRDEARLGLALAITLPIALLVSMLCALAAMRPLRRALAAGVA; encoded by the coding sequence ATGACGACCGCGTCCACGCGATCCGGCAAATATGGCTGGTTCGCGCTGGCCGTCCTGATCCTCGCCTATGTGCTGGCGTTCGTCGATCGTCAGTTGCTCAACCTGCTGGTCGAGCCAATCAAGCATGACCTGCACCTGAGTGATCTCCAGATCAGCCTCTTGCAGGGCTTGTCCTTCGCGCTGGTGTTGTCGATCAGTGGCCTGCCGGTCGGGCGACTGGTCGATCTCGGCGTACGGACGCGCATCCTGGGCGGGGCGGTGGCGGTTTGGAGCCTCGCCACCGCCGGGTGCGGGCTGGCGGGCGGCTATTTTCAGTTGCTACTAGCGCGCATGGGCGTCGGCATCGGCGAAGCGGCGATGACGCCCTCCGCCTATTCGCTGATCGGCGATTATTTCCCGCCGCGCCGACAGGGGATCGCCATCGGTTTTTACAGCCTCGGGCCGCATCTCGGCTCGGGGCTGGCGCTGGTGCTTGGGGCGTTGGCGATCCGGCATCTGCCGGACAGCGCGGTGCTGCCGTTGCTGGGCGCGGTGCGGGGATGGCAGATGGTCTTCCTGCTGTTGGGGTTGCCCGGCCTCGTCATCGCACTCTTAGTGGGGCTGCTCAGGGAGCCCGCGCGGAGCGGCGATACCGCATCCGCCCCGCCGCTTGCCGAGGTGCTGCGCTGGTTCAAGGCGCGTGCCGCGCCGGTCGCGCTCGTCAATCTCGCGGTGGCGACCGCCGCGATCGCGACCTACGGCCTTTCGGCCTGGGCACCGACCTTCTTCCACCGCAGCTTCGGCATGACGGCGGCCGAGATCGGCGGACGGCTCGGGCTGGTGACGATGCTGGCGGGCTCGGCGGGCACGTTCAGTGCAGGGCTCATCGGCGACTGGCTGGTCCGCGCTGGCCGCGAGGACGGGCGTCTGCGTGTGATGGCGGGAGCGGGGGCGCTGGCCGTTCCTTTCGTGTTCGCCGCGCCGCTGATGCCGAGCGCGGGCTGGAGCCTCGCGCTGCTGGTGCCTGCCGTCTATTTCCTGACGGTGGTGATCGGATCGGGGCCGGCGACGCTCCAGTTGCTCACCCCGCCGCGTCTGCGGGGCATGCAACATGCGGTCGCGGTGCTGGTCGTCAATCTCATCGGGCTCGGCCTCGGGCCGACGCTGGTCGCCTTCGTCACCGATACGGTCCTGCGCGACGAGGCGCGGCTCGGCCTGGCGCTGGCGATCACGCTGCCGATCGCGCTCTTGGTCTCGATGCTGTGCGCGCTGGCGGCGATGCGGCCGCTTCGCCGGGCGCTCGCAGCGGGCGTTGCGTAA